In Gambusia affinis linkage group LG08, SWU_Gaff_1.0, whole genome shotgun sequence, a single window of DNA contains:
- the LOC122835756 gene encoding noelin-like: protein MKTSGSRFGSWMTDPLASVGDNRVWYMDGYHNNRFVREYQSMFDFMTTDNFTSHRLPHPWSGTGQVVYNGSIYYNKFQSHTIIKFDFSTSLISRSRQLDFAGYNNMYHYSWGGHSDIDLMVDEGGLWAVYATNQNAGNIVLSKLNPNTLQIIRSWTTNHPKRSAGEAFMICGTLYVTNGYSGGTKVYYAFSTNSSTYEYIDIPLTNKYSHLSMLDYNPRDRALYAWNNGHQVLYNVTLYHIIQ, encoded by the exons atgaaaacatctgggTCCAGATTTGGTTCGTGGATGACCGACCCGCTGGCTTCAGTTGGAGACAACAGA GTGTGGTACATGGATGGTTATCACAACAATCGCTTTGTCAGGGAGTACCAGTCAATGTTTGACTTCATGACAACAGATAACTTCACGTCCCATCGCCTGCCTCATCCGTGGTCCGGTACTGGCCAAGTTGTTTATAATGGATCCATTTACTATAACAAGTTTCAGAGTCACACCATAATCAAATTTGACTTTAGCACGTCACTTATCAGCCGCTCCAGACAGCTTGACTTTGCCGGTTACAACAACATGTACCATTACTCCTGGGGTGGGCACTCTGATATCGACCTCATGGTGGACGAGGGGGGGCTCTGGGCTGTGTACGCAACCAATCAAAACGCTGGCAACATTGTGCTGAGCAAATTAAATCCAAACACTCTTCAAATAATCCGCAGTTGGACCACCAACCACCCAAAGCGAAGTGCCGGTGAGGCCTTCATGATCTGTGGAACATTGTATGTCACCAATGGGTACTCAGGAGGAACTAAGGTGTACTACGCCTTCTCTACCAACTCCTCCACCTACGAGTACATTGACATTCCCCTGACCAACAAATACAGCCACCTGTCCATGCTGGATTACAATCCTAGAGACAGAGCACTTTATGCCTGGAACAACGGCCACCAAGTTCTGTATAATGTTACCCTTTATCATATAATACAGTAA
- the chmp1a gene encoding charged multivesicular body protein 1a produces MEETLFQLRFTSKQLERLAKKAEKESEKEQAKVKKALQQKNVECARVYAENAIRKKNEGVNWLRMASRVDAVASKVQTAVTMKGVTKSMGQVTKALDKALNSMDLQKVSAVMDKFESQVQNLDVHTSVMEDSMSSAMTLTTPQEQVDDLIHQIAEEGGLEVMDQLNQLPAGATSLGGESSRSQDKEDQLSRRLAALRN; encoded by the exons ATGGAAG AAACACTCTTTCAGCTGAGG TTTACATCGAAGCAGCTTGAGAGACTGGCCAAGAAGGCAGAAAAGGAGTCAGAAAAGGAGCAGGCCAAAGTCAAGAAG GCTttgcaacagaaaaatgttgaatgtgCTCGAGTTTATGCTGAGAACGCCATCAGGAAAAAGAACGAAGGTGTGAACTGGCTGCGCATGGCGTCCCGAGTTGATGCTGTGGCATCTAAAGTCCAGACTGCCGTCACCATGAAGGGA GTGACTAAAAGCATGGGCCAGGTGACCAAAGCCCTGGACAAGGCTCTGAACTCCATGGATCTGCAGAAGGTTTCCGCAGTAATGGATAAGTTTGAGAGCCAGGTTCAGAACCTTGACGTCCACACCTCA GTGATGGAGGACTCCATGAGCTCAGCCATGACGCTGACCACGCCCCAGGAGCAGGTGGACGACCTCATCCACCAAATAGCAGAAGAGGGCGGCCTGGAGGTGATGGACCAGCTGAACCAGCTTCCTGCTGGAGCGACGTCACTGGGCGGAGAGAGTTCCCGGAGCCAGGACAAGGAGGACCAGCTGTCTCGGCG